One genomic window of Quercus robur chromosome 6, dhQueRobu3.1, whole genome shotgun sequence includes the following:
- the LOC126689439 gene encoding FCS-Like Zinc finger 8 gives MLRKRSRATTSSSCSNQSLMADTNSLQSPTDKYRKPTTSLLTSPRFFTNSAPKSLPEYEVVMSPTSILDSKPFSGFRNPFRSETSTPRTPEPETKRHWDNLDPKGLGLAIVDSLNEETSDPKPSKPDSRMVLFGSQLKIQIPTLANCVHSPTESPKSPADFGIKTRNSQLGSFSSGFSQSPVKNSAFGSANSGMETPNSLRVFTGCLSASEMELSEDYTCVISHGPNPKTIHIFEDCIVESCCGVVGFSGPRKESGFFTGQSSSYPSDSFLSFCYSCKKNLGQGKDIYMYRGEKAFCSSDCRSQHMLLEEEGMDKLEP, from the exons ATGCTTAGAAAAAGATCAAGAGCAACAACAAGTAGTAGTTGTAGTAATCAATCTCTAATGGCAGACACTAACTCTCTCCAATCTCCAACAGACAAATACAGGAAACCCACTACCTCTCTCTTAACTTCTCCGAGGTTTTTCACAAATTCCGCTCCAAAATCTTTGCCTGAATACGAGGTTGTTATGAGTCCAACTTCCATACTCGATAGCAAGCCATTCTCTGGTTTCAGAAACCCCTTTAGGTCTGAAACAAGCACACCCAGAACCCCAGAACCTGAAACTAAACGCCATTGGGACAATTTAGACCCCAAGGGTCTTGGCTTGGCCATTGTTGATTCTCTCAATGAAGAAACATCTGATCCAAAACCATCCAAACCTGACAGCCGAATGGTTCTTTTTGGTTCTCAGCTTAAGATTCAGATCCCTACTCTGGCAAACTGTGTTCATTCTCCAACTGAATCTCCCAAATCCCCTGCTGATTTTGGAATCAAGACTAGGAATTCTCAACTGGGTTCTTTCTCTTCTGGCTTTTCTCAGTCACCAGTGAAGAATTCAGCATTCGGGTCTGCGAATTCGGGCATGGAGACTCCGAATTCTTTACGGGTTTTCACTGGCTGTCTCTCTGCTAGTGAAATGGAGCTCTCAGAAGACTATACTTGTGTGATATCCCATGGTCCTAACCCAAAAACCATTCATATTTTTGAGGATTGCATTGTTGAGAGCTGTTGTGGTGTTGTTGGGTTCTCTGgtccaagaaaagaaagtggGTTTTTCACTGGCCAGTCTTCTAGCTATCCTTCTGATAGTTTTCTCAGCTTCTGTTACTCTTGCAAGAAGAATCTTGGTCAGGGAAAGGACATCTACATGTACAG AGGTGAGAAAGCCTTCTGTAGCAGCGATTGTCGCTCCCAGCACATGCTTTTGGAGGAGGAGGGAATGGATAAATTGGAACCATAA